The Gemmatimonadaceae bacterium nucleotide sequence ACGTCGCAGCCGCCAAGCCGCGCCGGCAACACCCGATGCCGTCCGCCGGTCACGGCGAGGCGGGGCAGGCCGGCCAGATCCACGCCTCCCACGGCGAGCACGTGCCGCACGCCATCATGATCTGGCGCGCCCATCGACGGCCGCGTCCAGAAATGGCGCGTCCCGTTGATCATGGCGACGGCGTCGGTGTTGCTGATCCCGAAATCGATGGCGGCGTGCATGCCGGTCCTGAAGCAGTGGTGGGGGAGAGAGCGTCGCGATGCCGGGCTCGCTGACCGGCATGATCACCCGCAGTGCAGGGGTTGCGCCAGAGGCATGCAGTCCGATGCCGGACGCACCACCGCCGACCTCGCCACGACGCCTCAGCAGGAGGAACACCGTGTCGCCCGCTACCGTACGCCAGGTGCACGGGTGCAATGGCGGACTTGCCCGTGCTCCCGGCTGCGTGCCGCCGCCATGCTCCGCATCGCGGCGTCGCACCGGCATTCCTCCCAATCCACGTCACGTTCGATGCGACATACCCACAACACGCTGTCCGAGGAGATCCGGTCACAGGTGATCGAGATCCTCAACCATCACCTCGCTGCCGCGATCGACCTGCAGGCGCAGGTCAAGCAGGCGCACTGGAACGTGCGCGGCCCCGGTTTCATCGCCGTGCACGAACTGTTCGACAAGGTGGCCGCCGCCGTTGGTGACTACGGTGACATGATCGCCGAGCGGGTCGGCGCACTCGGCGGCAAGGCGGAGGGCACGCTGCCGGTGGCGCTGGCGAACAGCTTCCTCCTGCCGTATGAAGTGGGCATCGCCGACGTGAAGCAGCACGTGTTCGCCGTCGCGAGCGCGCTGGCCGCGTTCGGGCAGTCGGCGCGCGAGGCCATCGACACGGTGGATGACGCCGGCGACAAGGTCACGGCCGACCTCTTCACGGAAGTCGTGCGCGGACTCGACGAGCAGATCTGGTTCGTCGAGTCGCACATCCTCACCGACTGACGCTGCATCCGGCGCCGGCGCCTGCAGCTGCGGGCGCCGGTTCCACGCCGGCGCCCGCGCGCGCCATCCGCTCAGTGCCGGACGATGGCCGCCGGATTCGCCGCGAGCCAGCCATCGATGCGCACCTGCCACTCGGCCAGCATCGCCCCGAACGCCGCCGCGGTGAACTCGTCCAGGTACTTGACACCGGCCGGCGTCAGCGCCGTGAGGTCGTACGCGACGTCGGCCGTCGTGGTGGTGGCGGTTGCCGCCGTGCAGCGCACCTCCACGAACCCGAAGCGGCTGGCCGGCGTGACGCGCGCATAACGCACACGTTGCTGGCCCGGCTCCCAGTCGCAGCAGGCCCAGAGCGTCAGCTCGTCGGCCTCGCCGGTGCGGAAGACCATCCCGGCTGCCGTACGGCCGTCCGCCGGCCGGATGAACTGCGGCGCCCACCCCGGCACCCAGGCGCACTCGCCGAGCGGGGTGAACATGGGGAAGACGCGTTCGACCGGGCCGTCGAGCACGATCTGCGCCGCACGGCGCACGTGAACATCCATCGTCGGCTCACTCCGGGGGATGGGGGATGGCGGCGCCGGGGAGGAGGGGCGTCGACGCCTGCCGCGGTGGCGCGTGAGCTACTGCGCCGCCGGCGTGCCCGCGCGAACGAGGACGCGGCCGGGATGGGCACCGGTGGTCTTCGCGTTCCACCACACGGCACGCCCGTTCACCCACACGCCGGCGATCCCCGTCGAGACGCGGTGCGGCTCGGCGGGGGTCGCATGATCCGCGACGGTGGCCGGATCGAAGAGCACGAGATCGGCGAACGCCCCGGGCACCAGCGTGCCGCGGCGCGCGATGCCCATGTGCGCCGCGGCCAGGCCCGTCATGCGATGCACGGCCGTCTCGAGCGGGATCACCTTCCCGTCGCGCACGTAGCGCGCCAGCACGCGCGGGAACGCACCATAGCCGCGGGGGTGCGAGCCGTTCATCGCGCCGTCGGAGCTGATGTTCGTGTGCGGCCAGCGCAGCAGCGCCGCGATGTCGTCCTCGGACATGCTGGTGGCCACGACGCTCTCACTGGTCTCGTCGCTCTCCGGGTGCGCCTTCTCCCAGGCCTCCGCCTCCGCGATCAGGCCCATGAGCGTCGACGCCGGATCCTCGCGGCGCAACACCGCAAGCTGCGCGATGGTCTTTCCGCGGTACGCCGGGTTCGCGGCGTAGGCCCCGATGAGCAGCCCCTCCGGCTTCGCGATCTCGCGCAGGATCTTCTCCGCCTCCGTGCGATTGGTGAAGTCACGCTTCGGGAAGAGCACCGTGAGCGTGGAGTGCCAGTACGGGTACGGATACAGGTCCGCGGTCACGTCCACGCCGCTGGCGCGCGCGGCGTCGAGGATGCGGAACAGGCTGTCGGTGCGTCCCCACAGCGGCAGCATGCCGAGCTTGACGTGACTGACCTGCACCGGGAGCTTCGCATCGCGGCCGATCGTCACCACCTCGTCGATGGCATCCCAGAACCAGCGGTCCTCGCTGCGGATGTGGCTGATGTAGCGCCCGCCGGCGGCGGCCGTCACCTTCGCGAGCTGCAGCACTTCGCTGCGGTCCGAGTAGATGCCCGGGTCGTACTCGAGGCCCGTGGAGAGCCCGAGCGCCCCCGCATCCAGTTCGCGGCGCAGCAGCACGGCCATGGCGTCCACCTCGGACGGTGTCGCGACACGCCGGAACGCGGTGTCCATGACCGCCCCGCGGATCGTGCCGTGACCGGCGTACCAGGCGACGTTCACCGCCGCCGGGGCGGCCCGGAGGGAGTCCATGGCCGCCGCGAGTGGCATCGGGTGACCGCCGTCCTGCCCGCCGACGAGGGTCGTGATGCCCTGGCTCACCACCGGCAGGGCGTCGGGGATGCTCCGCAGGCTGGAGGTGTGGTGGCTGTGGGTGTCGATGAACCCGGGCGCGAGGACCAGCCCGTGACCGTCGATCACCGAGTCACCGGCCGCCGGGGTGACCTCCCCGAGGGCCACGATGGTATCGCCGACCATGCGGAGGGCGCCGGGGCGGGGGGGCGCGCCGGTGCCGTCCAGGATGCGGACGTTCACGAAGGTGGTGCCGGGGGTGGCCGGGGTGGCCGGACCGGCACAGGCGGTGAGTGCGGCAGCGAGGAGGGCGAGGGGGATCGCCGGGCGGGCGCCCCAGGGCGGCGTGGTCATCCGCCGAACATGGGTCCGCGGCGCCGCGGCAGCAATCGCGGCACCCCGGGCATTGACCCGGGGCATGGTCCGGCCTAGCTTGTCAAGGTCAGAACTCGGCAAGTGACCTCCGCGGCAGCGGTGGTCCACCCTTCGGCCCTCGCCCTGCGAGGTGTGCTGCTGGAGTCCATTGCAACGGGCACACCCCCTTGGGTGGGCCTCGCGGCGTGGTCTTCATCCCCGAAGACCATGCCGTTCTTGTTTTCCGCTTTCCCCGTTTTCCGGAGCACGTCCTATTCAGGATCCGACCAAGCGAGTGCGCGTCAACCGGCAGATTCGTATCTCCCCGGTTCGCGTCATCGCCCCAGACGGCGCCCAGCTCGGCATCATGGAAGTGGATGCCGCCCTGGCTTCTGCAGTCGAACAGGGCCTCGATCTGGTCGAGGTGGCTCCACTCGCACGACCGCCCGTGGTCCGCATCATGGACTATGGCAAGTACAAGTTCGAGATGGCCAAGCAGGCGCGCGTTGCGAAGAAGAAGCAACACGTGATCCTGCTGAAGGAAGTGAAGTACCGACCGGGGATCGAGGAGCACGACTTCGAGACGAAGACGCGCCACGCCCGCCGGTTCCTGGAGGAAGGCAACAAGGTGAAGGTCACGCTGATGTTCCGTGGCCGGCAGATCGCCCACCCGGAACTCGGGAAGGCGGTCGTCGACCGGGTCGCCCAGCAACTCACTGACATTGCCAAGGTCGAGACGGACGCCAAGCTGGAAGGCAAGGCGCTGACCATGATCCTGGCGCCACGATAGCACGAAGGGAGACCCATGCCGAAGATGAAGACCCACACCGGCGCTGCGAAGCGCTTCTCCGTCACCGGGACGGGGAAGGTGAAGCGCCGGAAGGCCTACAAGAGCCACATCCTGACCAAGAAGTCCCAGAAGCGGAAGCGCAACCTCCGTAAGGGCACCACCATCGAAACCAACGGGGAGGCGAAGCGCATGCGTCGTCTCATCCAGGCCTAAGGAGGAACCGAGATGCCTCGCGTACGCAGTAATCCGGTCCGCCTGAAGCGGAAGAAGCAGATCATGAAGGCCGCGCGTGGTGCATTCGGCGCGCGCAGCAAGACGTGGAAGGCCGCCAAGGAGACCGTCGAGCGTGGCTGGCGCTATGCCTACCGCGACCGCAAGAACAAGAAGCGCGAGTTCCGCCGCCTCTGGATCATGCGCATCAACGCCGCGGCCCGGCAGCACGACATGTCCTACAGCGTGTTCATCAACGGCCTCGAGAAGTCGGGCATCGAGATCGATCGCAAGATCCTCGCGGAGCTCGCCGTGAACGATCCGGCCGCCTTTGCCGCGATCGCCGAGCAGGTCCGCACCGCGCTCGCGGCGGCGTGACGGCTGGCCGGGTTTGCTCCCGGCATCCTGATCCGCTTGCTTCGTGCGGCGGCAGTGCGACCTCGCGTCCGCTGCCGCCGTTTGCGTTTCCGAATCACTCAATCAGAATCAAGTGCCGGTAACGACCCTAGGGGAATTCATTGAGCGCGCTGTCACGCTAGAAGTTGAGGGCAAGCACCTCATCGACAGAGCCGTGAGCATGGCTGAATTGCGCGAAGTAAGGACGAGACTGCTTGGTCGAAAGCACGGTTCGCTCACGTCGCTTCTTGCTCTGCTCCCCAACTTGCCGATCGAGGATCGGCGAGCGGCTGGCGCTGTGCTGAACACTACCAAAGTGCTCTTCGAATCGAAGATCGCGTGGCAGGAACAGAGACTCGACGTGACTGAAGACGCGTCGCGCCCACACGACCTTACCATGCCCGGCCGCGAGGCCTGGCGCGGTGCCATCCACCCCGTCTCCGCCGTCATCGACGAGATCTCCGCGATCTTCCGCGAACTGGGCTTCACCATCGCCCTCGGCCCCGAGGCCGAGACGGAGTGGTACAACTTCGGTGCCCTGAACTTCCCGCCCGACCACCCGGCGATGGAAGCGCACGACACACTGTACCTCGGCGACGACACGCTCCTCCGCACGCACACCTCGCCGGTGCAGGTCCGCACGCTCCAGACCTACACGCCACCCGTCCGCATCCTCTGCCCGGGCAACGTCTACCGCCGCGACTTCTTCGACGCCACCCACGCACCGAGCTTCATGCAGATCGAGGGCCTCTGCATCGACGAGGGCGTCAGCTTCGTGGACCTCAAGGCCACCCTCAGCGAGTTCGCCCGCCGCTTCTATTCCGGCTCCAGCACGGTGCGCCTTCGCCCGAGCTTCTTCCCGTTCGTGGAACCCGGCGCCGAGATGGACGTGGCCGTGGACCTCGGCGACGGGAAGGGCACCCGCTGGGTCGAGATCCTCGGCTGCGGCATGGTGCATCCCAACGTGCTCGATGCCGCCGGCATCGACAGCGAGAAGTACAGCGGCTGGGCCTTCGGCATGGGCCCCGCCCGCATCGCGATGTCCCGCCACAAGCTCCCCGACATCCGCCTCCTCTACGATTCCGACGTCCGCTTCCTGGAGCAGTTCGCCCGATGATCGTCTCGCACGCATGGCTGCGCGCCTTCGCACCACATGACCGGAGCGCGCACGAGATCGGCGAACTGCTCAACGACCACACCGTCACCCTCGACGGCCTCGTGTCGCGACGCAGCGACATCGCGCCGATCGTCGTCGGACTGGTCGTCGAGCAGGCACCACATCCCGACTCCGACCACCTGTCGATCACCAGGGTGGACGATGGCAGCGGCACCCTGCTGGACGTGGTCTGCGGCGCGCCGAACGTGACCGCCGGCGTGAAGTACCCGTTCGCCCGCAGCGGCACGACCATGCCCGACGGCCTCGTGATCCAGAAGCGGAAGATCCGCGGGCACACCTCGAACGGCATGCTCTGCTCGGCGCGCGAGCTCAAGCTCGGCATCGAACACGACGGCATTCTCGCCCTCACCACCGACGCCGCCCCGGGCACGCCCATCCTCGACGTGCTCGGCGAGGTGGGTGATTCCCAGCTCGAGCTGGACGTGCTGCCGAACCGCCCCGACCTGCTCTCGCACCGCGGGCTGGCGCGTGAGGTGAGCGCGCTGCTCGGCGTGCCGATGGCGTGGGCCGACCTCGACACCGCCGCCCGCGACGCGATCGCCGCGCTGCCCATCGCGCGCGGCGACACCAGTGCCAGCGCCGACGGCGTCACCATCCGCCTCGAGGAGGTGCAGGGCTGCCCGCGGTACACCGGCATCGTCATCCGCGGCGTGACCGTCGGGCCAAGCCCCGACTGGCTGCGCGAGCGCATCGAGGCCGCCGGCTCCCGCTCCATCAGCAACGTGGTGGATGCCACCAACTACGTGCTGCTCGGCCTCGGCCAGCCGGTGCACGCGTTCGACCTCGCGACGCTGGAGGCACACACGATCGTGGTGCGTCCCACGCGCGAGGGCGAGTCGCTCGTGACGCTGGATGGCACCACGCGCGCCATCCCCGCCGGCACCACCGTGATCTGCGATGGCGCGCGCCCGGTGGCGCTGGCCGGCGTCATGGGTGGTCGCGACAGCGAGGTGACGGACGCCACCACCGACATCCTGCTGGAAGTGGCCAACTTCGATGCGCGGTTCGTGCGGCGCGTGCGGCGCGCGCTGAACCTGAGCACCGATGCGAGCTACCGCTACGAGCGCGGCATCGACGACGCCGCCTCGGCGGAGGTGGCGCTGCACGCGGCGGCACTGATCACGCGGGTGGCCGGTGGCACGGTCACCGCGAACATCGCCGTCGGCACCTCTGTCGCCTCTCGCGCGGCCGTCCCGCTGCGGGTTTCGCGCGTGGCGCACCTGCTCGGTGATCCGGTGCCGGCCGAGGACGTCGCGCGGATCCTGCGGTCGCTGGGGTGCACCGTGAACGCGGAATCGGCCGACCTGATGCACGTCTCGCCGCCGTCCTGGCGCCAGGACCTGCTGCTCGAGGTGGACCTGATCGAGGAAGTCGTGCGCATGCGCGGCTTCGACACCGTCAGCGATGAGCTGCGTGCGTTCCGGCCCGGCACCGTGCCCGACCATCCGCTGCACCTGGCGGAGCTGCGCGTGCGCGAGCACCTCATCGGCCTCGGGCTGCTCGAGACGCGCCCGATGCCGTTCACCCGGGATCCCGCGTCGGGGGTCCGGGTGTCGAACCCGCTCGCCGAGGATGAGCCGTTCCTGCGCGCGTCGCTGCTCGACACCCTGGCCCGGCGCGCGGAATACAACCTGAACCGGATGGAAGGCGACGTGCGCCTGTTCGAGGTGGGGCACGCCTTCCTGCCCGCAGCGGATCGGCTCCCCCTCGAGGAGGTGCGCGTGGCCGCGCTGCTCCTGGGCCGTCGCCGCCCGCCGCACTTCACCGAACCCGATCCGTCGCCCTTCGACGCCTGGGACGTGAAGGCGCTGGCGGCGTCACTGGCATCGGCGGCGTTTCCCGGTGAGCCGGTCTCGCTCGTGCCTGTCACGGAAACCGAGACCCTCTGGCGTGTCGAGGTCGGCGGGCGCAGCATTGGCAGTGCACGCCACGTGACGCTGGACAAGCCCGTGTGGGCGGCCGAGGCATTCGGCGTCGAGCTGACGCTGGGCGTGATGCCGTCTGCCGATGTGGCGCCGGTGGGGCACCATGCGCCGCCCGGTGCCGGCATCAGGTCGCCTTCGGTGCCCCACGTCGTGTATCGTTCCATTCCCGTGATGCCGGCGGCGGGTTTCGACCTTGCGCTCCTGCTCACTTCTGGCGTGAGTGCTGCGGATGTCGAGGCCGTGATCCGGCGCGAGAGCGGCGAATTGCTGGAATCCGTGCAGGTGTTCGATGAGTACCGGGGGAAGGAACTGCCCGAGGGTGTGCGCAGCGTGGGGTGGCGGCTGCGGTTCCGCCATCCGGAGCGGACCCTCCGGGACAAGGAGCTCGAGGGCCGTCGGGGCAAGCTCGTCACCGTCTTGCAGCGTGAACTGGGGGTAAC carries:
- the dps gene encoding DNA starvation/stationary phase protection protein Dps; this encodes MRHTHNTLSEEIRSQVIEILNHHLAAAIDLQAQVKQAHWNVRGPGFIAVHELFDKVAAAVGDYGDMIAERVGALGGKAEGTLPVALANSFLLPYEVGIADVKQHVFAVASALAAFGQSAREAIDTVDDAGDKVTADLFTEVVRGLDEQIWFVESHILTD
- a CDS encoding amidohydrolase family protein; this encodes MTTPPWGARPAIPLALLAAALTACAGPATPATPGTTFVNVRILDGTGAPPRPGALRMVGDTIVALGEVTPAAGDSVIDGHGLVLAPGFIDTHSHHTSSLRSIPDALPVVSQGITTLVGGQDGGHPMPLAAAMDSLRAAPAAVNVAWYAGHGTIRGAVMDTAFRRVATPSEVDAMAVLLRRELDAGALGLSTGLEYDPGIYSDRSEVLQLAKVTAAAGGRYISHIRSEDRWFWDAIDEVVTIGRDAKLPVQVSHVKLGMLPLWGRTDSLFRILDAARASGVDVTADLYPYPYWHSTLTVLFPKRDFTNRTEAEKILREIAKPEGLLIGAYAANPAYRGKTIAQLAVLRREDPASTLMGLIAEAEAWEKAHPESDETSESVVATSMSEDDIAALLRWPHTNISSDGAMNGSHPRGYGAFPRVLARYVRDGKVIPLETAVHRMTGLAAAHMGIARRGTLVPGAFADLVLFDPATVADHATPAEPHRVSTGIAGVWVNGRAVWWNAKTTGAHPGRVLVRAGTPAAQ
- a CDS encoding translation initiation factor IF-3, which codes for MQRAHPLGWASRRGLHPRRPCRSCFPLSPFSGARPIQDPTKRVRVNRQIRISPVRVIAPDGAQLGIMEVDAALASAVEQGLDLVEVAPLARPPVVRIMDYGKYKFEMAKQARVAKKKQHVILLKEVKYRPGIEEHDFETKTRHARRFLEEGNKVKVTLMFRGRQIAHPELGKAVVDRVAQQLTDIAKVETDAKLEGKALTMILAPR
- the rpmI gene encoding 50S ribosomal protein L35, which gives rise to MPKMKTHTGAAKRFSVTGTGKVKRRKAYKSHILTKKSQKRKRNLRKGTTIETNGEAKRMRRLIQA
- the rplT gene encoding 50S ribosomal protein L20, with product MPRVRSNPVRLKRKKQIMKAARGAFGARSKTWKAAKETVERGWRYAYRDRKNKKREFRRLWIMRINAAARQHDMSYSVFINGLEKSGIEIDRKILAELAVNDPAAFAAIAEQVRTALAAA
- the pheS gene encoding phenylalanine--tRNA ligase subunit alpha, which encodes MAELREVRTRLLGRKHGSLTSLLALLPNLPIEDRRAAGAVLNTTKVLFESKIAWQEQRLDVTEDASRPHDLTMPGREAWRGAIHPVSAVIDEISAIFRELGFTIALGPEAETEWYNFGALNFPPDHPAMEAHDTLYLGDDTLLRTHTSPVQVRTLQTYTPPVRILCPGNVYRRDFFDATHAPSFMQIEGLCIDEGVSFVDLKATLSEFARRFYSGSSTVRLRPSFFPFVEPGAEMDVAVDLGDGKGTRWVEILGCGMVHPNVLDAAGIDSEKYSGWAFGMGPARIAMSRHKLPDIRLLYDSDVRFLEQFAR
- a CDS encoding phenylalanine--tRNA ligase subunit beta, which translates into the protein MIVSHAWLRAFAPHDRSAHEIGELLNDHTVTLDGLVSRRSDIAPIVVGLVVEQAPHPDSDHLSITRVDDGSGTLLDVVCGAPNVTAGVKYPFARSGTTMPDGLVIQKRKIRGHTSNGMLCSARELKLGIEHDGILALTTDAAPGTPILDVLGEVGDSQLELDVLPNRPDLLSHRGLAREVSALLGVPMAWADLDTAARDAIAALPIARGDTSASADGVTIRLEEVQGCPRYTGIVIRGVTVGPSPDWLRERIEAAGSRSISNVVDATNYVLLGLGQPVHAFDLATLEAHTIVVRPTREGESLVTLDGTTRAIPAGTTVICDGARPVALAGVMGGRDSEVTDATTDILLEVANFDARFVRRVRRALNLSTDASYRYERGIDDAASAEVALHAAALITRVAGGTVTANIAVGTSVASRAAVPLRVSRVAHLLGDPVPAEDVARILRSLGCTVNAESADLMHVSPPSWRQDLLLEVDLIEEVVRMRGFDTVSDELRAFRPGTVPDHPLHLAELRVREHLIGLGLLETRPMPFTRDPASGVRVSNPLAEDEPFLRASLLDTLARRAEYNLNRMEGDVRLFEVGHAFLPAADRLPLEEVRVAALLLGRRRPPHFTEPDPSPFDAWDVKALAASLASAAFPGEPVSLVPVTETETLWRVEVGGRSIGSARHVTLDKPVWAAEAFGVELTLGVMPSADVAPVGHHAPPGAGIRSPSVPHVVYRSIPVMPAAGFDLALLLTSGVSAADVEAVIRRESGELLESVQVFDEYRGKELPEGVRSVGWRLRFRHPERTLRDKELEGRRGKLVTVLQRELGVTVRG